The following DNA comes from Pirellulales bacterium.
TTCGGATGCACTGCCGTCGCTACACACGATTGACGAACGCTCACAGCAAAACGCATCGGCATCATGCCGCGATGACTTCGCTTTTCGTGGCGTGGTACAATTACTGCCGTTGCAACTCGGCGTGCGGCAAAAAAACGACGCCTGCGATGAAAGCAGCCCTGGCCGACAAGGTCTGGAGCGTGAAAGAATTGCTGGAGCTGGCGGCGGGGGCTTAGTGCGAACTGGACGTTCAGAGTCCGCGTAGACAGTGGTTAGGGGGAGATTTCTTCTGCGAACCAAAGCAATGGATGACAGATGATAAATCTGTGACCACTATAGGGTTTGTAGGGGCATGAGACTTGCAATCTCCTTAAATTGCCAAATCTCATACAACCAAAAGCTTGACGCTAATTTACCTAACAGCTATGATGCCAATGGGTTACGAATCGGTATTCGTTTTTAAGCAATCGCAGGTGTATAATACTTCCTCTTTTTTTCGATCAATTTAACAGCGCGAAGGACGCCACACGACCATCACTAATCGGCGCATGCAGGGAAGCGAAGCGCAGTCTCAAAAAGTGAGGCCGACCATGGCAACGACAGAACACCTGAAAACAGAACTTGAAACGTACGAAAACAATCGCCAAAAACTAATGGTCAATGGCGTGGGCAGGTACGTTCTAATCCAAGGTTCCAGCATCTTGGGAATCTGGTCATCCTACGAGGATGCGCTTAAAGCCGGTTATGAAAAATGCGGTGTTGATGGTAAATTTCTTGTGAAGCAAATTCAGGGGCCAGTTGATGGCATCCAGTTTTTCACAAGAGATTTCGCATGCCCAGTGTAACCGCTACAATTACTTCAACAGGGCCTGTTGTTCGTTTAGCTGTCTTAGTTAGCGTTCCGAAGGCAGACGCGCTTAGAGCTGCGGGTCGTCCAGTTCCCGTTCCTGTGGTTATAGACGGTCTATTAGACACTGGCGCATCAGGAACCTGCATTGACCCATCGACAATCAGCCAGCTAGGACTCACTCCCACTGGCTCTGTTCCAATAATAACTCCATCGACCGGGACAACGCCGCACATTTGCGATCAATACGATGTTGCGATTGCATTGCTTTTAGGTGCTGGAGGAGTTCACATCATTGACACGTTGCCGGTAATTGCGTCCCCTCTTGCGCACCAAGGACACTCAGCTTTAATTGGGCGTGACATTCTTTCGCGTGCAATCTTGATTTACAACGGCCACGAAAGCCACCTGACGTTGTGCTTTTAGTGGACGCATCAGCGGGGCTTTTTCTTTGCGCCCGTGGTAGAATGCCGTGCATGAAACCCGGCGCTTGGATAATGCTGATTGCCTTACTCTGCGGGCTCTTGTTTGCCCCTTACTTATACATTCGCCGTCGCCCACGGCTGTAAAATCAAAAATAATTTCAACCCCTAGCCGCTACCGGCCTTCCGTCCCCTGTGTTGTTCTGGCGGTACAGTGCCTGGCCCAGCCGCCGGTGATGCGAGCTACGCTGCTAGTGTGGATTGTGTGCATAGGCATGTGGCTGGGGCGAACGCGCATTGGCCTAAACAGCTTGGCGTTGGCGGGATTGGTGGTGCTGGCGATCAATCCGGCGGGATTGTTTCATGCGGGGGTGCAGTTGTCGTTTTTGTCGGTGGCGGTTTTGATTTGCGGCGGAGAGCGAATGTTTGGCGTGCGGCCGAGCGATCCGCTGGATCGGCTGATCGCCACGACTCGTCCGTGGCCGGAGCGGATGGTGCGCCGCGGCGTGGGGCATGTGTTCGAATTGTTTGTGTTGGGGGCGCTGTTGTGGGTGGCCGTTACGCCGCTGGTGATGGCGCGGTTTCATTTGTTCGCCCCGGCGGCGCTGGTGCTGAATGTGCTGTTGCTTCCCGTGGTGGTGGTGGCCATGTTGTCGGGATTTGGCGTGCTTTTGTTTGGGTGGTGGCTGACGCCGGCGGCCACAGTTTTTGCGTGGGCGTGCAACTTCAGCTTGAATGTGCTGGAATCGACGGTGAAGTGGTTTGCCCACTTGCCCGGCGGACGGTTTTGGGTGGCCGGGCCAAGCCCGTGGTGGTTGGCGGTGTTTTACCTGGGCGTGGCTGCCGTGGTGCTGTTGCCGCAGTGGCTGCCACCGCTGCGGTGGCGCGCGGCGCTGTTGGCCGGGTTGTGCGGCGTGGGCTTGATTGGCGCGCTGCCTGCCCGGGCAGATCATCACACGTTGCGCTGCGAATTTATTGCCGTTGGACACGGCGGCGGCGAATTGTTGGAACTGCCTGATGGCAAAACGTTGTTGTTCGACGCTGGCCGGATGGGCGCGCCCGTGGGGGGAGCGCGATCGATCAGCGCGTTTTTGTGGTGGCGGGGGATTACGCACTTGGATGCGGTGGTTCTGTCGCATGCCGATACCGATCATTACAATTCGCTGCCAGAATTGTTGCAGCGGTTTTCGGTGGGAGTGGTGTACGTATCGCCGGTGATGTTTCGCGAAAAATCGAAGGCGTTGCACGTTTTGAAAGACAGCATCGAAGAGTCGGGGACGCCGCTGAAATCGATCTATGCGGGCGACCGGTTAAAATTGGACGACGGCGTAACCATCGACGTGCTGCATCCGCCGCCGGGCGGTGTGGTTGGAAACGACAACGCCAACTGCCTGACGCTGGCGATAGAATACAGTGGGAGGCGGATATTGTTTACCGGTGATTTAGCGCCGCCCGGCATGGATATGGTGATGAACGGCGAGCCGTTTCATTGCGATGTTTTGCAAGCACCTCATCACGGCAGCGCGTATTCGGAGCCGGAAGGTACTGGTAAACGAACGTGTGGGAAAAATAAATTCCCGCCGGTCGTGTAAACAGTGCCTTCCTGGAAATGCTGATACGTGACGGGCAACCAAATTACAACCCAGAAATAGGCTACGGACCTCCCGCTTCAAGAATTCCGACGGAGATTATTGCATACTCTTTGTCTGGCATCGCCTTATTAAAGCGATTTAGAAGTTCATCTACTGTTTTGACGTTTTCGTCTACAGCTATAAGTTCTGGATATTTATCGGTAATTATTTGCGGTATATGTCCGGTAGTTCTTAGGACCTGCGCTAGTTGTTTAATGGCCGGAGTTTCTTTCTTGGCCAAGATTGCAATGCCTTTGTGTTGTGCAGACTCAAAGACTATCGGCGGTGAACGCACGGCTGTTTTGGATTCCCAGGTCGCTCTGTTTAGAACATTTGCATATTGCCAACTGATGCTCGGAAATCTGGGTGCGGCAATATCAAGTGCGATTGGAAATTGTTTTCCTAGTTCGCGCAGGGCAGGAACCAATTCATCGAATTGGTCCGTTGTAATAATGCCTTGGTTGGAAACGTATTCCTTTCCTGATTCAGCCATTGCTTTCAAAGCGGACTGCAACTCCTCGATTCGTTTTGCAGAGGTACTTTCAACCGTTTCAGCGCGACTTCTAAGGGTTACTATCTCTTGTTTGTTCGCTGCTGCTATCGCACTTCGGTGCCTCTCCTCGAATATCCCGCAAACTACTTCAAGCACAATTCCGCCCAGTACAGCAAAACCGCCAATGAGTACAAATACGTGCCAAAAATTAGCCCACCATTCGGCATTTGCAATTGCGGAAGCGTCCATAGACTTGCCCTCAAGCGATGTCGAAAAGATTTCATTCGGGCTAGTAGCATTGTGGCTGCTACTGCGCCAACGCAGACGCCGGTACAGGCGATAAATAGCGTTTCCTAGCATGGCGCGAACCTGCCCATTGATTTGCTCTCTTAATCGCTCTGTACTTTTATGGAGAGCGACGCGCGCCTTGGTGGCGCAGCAGCTTTATACCCTGCCGGAGCGGTCGTAACAACGATGGGATCGAAACCCTTGCTCTCCGCTTAGCCGCGCCGTTGTGCGGCCTTTAGAAGCACCGTACGCGCCCATAAGCGGGCCTCAGTTGCGTCTAGTAGTTGCTTTTCGTCCAGAGTTAGCTTGACGGAAAACACTTGATCCCGCCGCTCCGAGGCGTCTTTAGGCTTGCGCCCGGCCCCTTCCCGTTTACCGCCGTGTTGTGGTTGTTTTGCCATGCCCAGATTATTTGAAAAAAGTTTCCGAAAATCAAGCCCAATCTATTGCAATCCCTTTTGATTTTGGTATACTGAAATCAAGTGAGAAACAAAAACCCCGTCAAAACCCGGCAAGGTTTCGGCGGGGCAAGACAATCCAGGCCGCTAAGCCCGAATCGCCCAAGTAAACGAATTCTAGCTTAGCCGGCCGCAACTGAAAAGGTTACGGCAATGGTTATCTCAACTTGCTCCCATGAAAAAGCCCACAAACACGGCAAAGCGGCCAGCGGTGCGATTCGTTACAAGTGCGCTCTGTGCGGCAAATCTTTCGTCAAAGAATCCTCCAAGCCCATCGGCAATATGCGGATTGACGCCGACAAGGCCGCATTGGCGCTGTCGATGCTGTTGGAAGGAATGTCGGTCCGAAGCGTCCAGCGCCTAACCGGCTTGTCTCGTCCGACGTTGGCCGACTTGATTTTGGTGGTCGGTGAAAACTGCCAACGGTTGCTCGACTCCAAGATTCGCAACGTCGCCGCGAAAGATGTCCAGCTTGACGAAATTTGGTCATTCGTCGGCATGAAAGAAAAGACCCGTTTCGCCCGCAACCACGCACTGGAGTTCGGCGATAGCTGGACGTTCATTGCGATTGAGCGCGATACGAAATTGATCCTCGCCCATCAAATCGGACAACGTGACACCGAAACGTGCTGTGCGCTGCTGCAAAAGCTAAACGCTGCCACCACGGGCCACTTTCAATTGACCACCGATGGTCTACGTGCCTACACGTTGAACGTGCCGTTCATTCTCGGCACGCGGGTGGACTTCGCACAACTGATAAAAGTCTACTCCAGCACGCAAGAACAAACCCGCTATAGTCCGGCCAAAATAATAAGCGCTGAAAAGCATCCGATATTCGGCAACCCGGATGAAAACAAAATCAGCACTTCCCATATTGAGCGGCTCAATCTCACGGTGCGCATGACTCTGCGTCGTTTCACGCGGCTAACGAACGGCCACAGCAAGAGCTTAAAGCACCACGCGGCCATGCAGGCGATTTTCTTCGCCTACTATAACTTCACCCGCAAGCATGAAACGCTAAAGGGCCAGACGCCGGCAATGGCCAGCGGATTGGCCGACAAGGTTTGGAGCGTGAAGGAGTTGCTGGAGAAAGCAGCGACAGATTGACGCTACTTACTTTCGTCACTGCCTTCGCTAGAAGACGATAATACAATTCCGCTGGCAGTCACGAATGCGCGTGATTGTTTGTTCAAATGCTGATTGACGCTCGGAGTATCGCTTTCGATTTGACTAACGCGATCAGCAAAACTTTGCGGAAAAGGTACTAACTCTATCTCCTGCCGCGATGCACGTAAGATTTGACTAATAGATTCTGGCATGTAGGGGACCTCCTAGCCGCCTGTTATAAAAGGGTACACGATACCTAGCGCGTCGGCAAATGCCATTAGAGGTTCAATGTGCATTTGCATAAAAGGATTTTCGGCAGAAGAAACATACAAAATGCCCACCATTGCCTTTTTACCTCGAATATATCCGTTAATCGGTGCTACCATCACAGTTTTAATATCAGTCAGGCTATCTGTGGCTGTTTCAACCCATACTCCATTTTCAATCGCTTGCCTAATGTTACGGATAAAATAAACTCCAAGTTTATTTTTTATTCGGAGTAATCTAGCAATGCCTTGTTCAGCAGGAAAGGACTGCGAAAGTTCAGCCCGGTTTGGATTTAACCTTTTTGATCTTCCAACCGTGGTGTATTTATCCGGCGACTCAGCTAATCGAATGGACGCGCCGACGCTGTGGTCGCCAGTAGCGCTACGAAAATAATCTGCAATCCGCTCTGCTGCATCACAGTGAAATTGCCTGTAGCGATGCCGATAGAGTTTTTTGTCGCTTTCTTTGTCGCTCACTGCCATTTTGATTATCTCATTTACATCCTCTCTCAGGCAGTGAAAAAATTGGTGCGCTGCTTTTCCAACCCAAAGTTGTGCAACACGCAATCGACGTACCACATACAAAGAAACCGTGAGAACAGTGAATGCTAAAACAAGAGATAATGTGACCCACCAAGGCTTCTCCAACCAAATAGAGACAATCGTGGAGATTCCCTCAATCACCGTCGCACCAAAAATTGTGCGAGCCCGTAGTGCCCAACCGAATCCTTCTCGCCAGGCAGTTGATGGATCGGCTTCGGGATACCAACAATTTTTGCTTAGGCTTTCGGCAAGACTAATATCCACTGAAATAACTCCATGTTGCTAATCATGGTGTAAACCGGTGAAGATAAGGTCTGGGAAAATCAAGGTGTTAGCTGAACAGCCATACACAGCAGAGATTACTTTGCTACACTCCACTTGCCGGACCTCTCGGCAAACCAGCCCCGGTTCTTTTTCATCGCCACCGCCAGCGCATTCCGCAGGCCCCGCTGCGTCATGGTGGTGCGATAGCCTTGCTCCAACATGCTCACGGCTAGCTCTGTGATATTCAGACTGCGCCCCTGTAGCACTTGCGCCGCTACGTCCACGAGCCGCATATCCTCAAATGGTGCTGGCTGATGATCTACGCCTACCCGGACATAGACTGCCGGTTGTGGCCCCTTAGCCTTGGTGAGCCGCTTGACGATGCCCCGCTCCCGTAATCGGCTGATATGGCTGTCGATGGAATGCCGCTGC
Coding sequences within:
- a CDS encoding IS1 family transposase; translated protein: MVISTCSHEKAHKHGKAASGAIRYKCALCGKSFVKESSKPIGNMRIDADKAALALSMLLEGMSVRSVQRLTGLSRPTLADLILVVGENCQRLLDSKIRNVAAKDVQLDEIWSFVGMKEKTRFARNHALEFGDSWTFIAIERDTKLILAHQIGQRDTETCCALLQKLNAATTGHFQLTTDGLRAYTLNVPFILGTRVDFAQLIKVYSSTQEQTRYSPAKIISAEKHPIFGNPDENKISTSHIERLNLTVRMTLRRFTRLTNGHSKSLKHHAAMQAIFFAYYNFTRKHETLKGQTPAMASGLADKVWSVKELLEKAATD
- a CDS encoding ComEC/Rec2 family competence protein, which translates into the protein MMRATLLVWIVCIGMWLGRTRIGLNSLALAGLVVLAINPAGLFHAGVQLSFLSVAVLICGGERMFGVRPSDPLDRLIATTRPWPERMVRRGVGHVFELFVLGALLWVAVTPLVMARFHLFAPAALVLNVLLLPVVVVAMLSGFGVLLFGWWLTPAATVFAWACNFSLNVLESTVKWFAHLPGGRFWVAGPSPWWLAVFYLGVAAVVLLPQWLPPLRWRAALLAGLCGVGLIGALPARADHHTLRCEFIAVGHGGGELLELPDGKTLLFDAGRMGAPVGGARSISAFLWWRGITHLDAVVLSHADTDHYNSLPELLQRFSVGVVYVSPVMFREKSKALHVLKDSIEESGTPLKSIYAGDRLKLDDGVTIDVLHPPPGGVVGNDNANCLTLAIEYSGRRILFTGDLAPPGMDMVMNGEPFHCDVLQAPHHGSAYSEPEGTGKRTCGKNKFPPVV